Proteins encoded in a region of the Mixophyes fleayi isolate aMixFle1 chromosome 5, aMixFle1.hap1, whole genome shotgun sequence genome:
- the LOC142159511 gene encoding histamine H3 receptor-like — MTQMRSALFLSGNVTNLSVTNSSFEVDEMGIMGSRSMTILLLLLICFLILVTVMGNSLVIVAFIEDKRLRNRSNFFLLNLAICDFFIGVFCIPLYVPYLFTGKWMLGKFLCKLWLITDNLMCTASAFNVVLISYDRFLAVTMAVTYRSQQQQHCQTVLKMIAVWILSSLLYSPAILFWEYLYSDNSVPENLCLPAYYYSWHFLLGASTLDFILPLLSISSLNLSIYWNIKRRSRKKGKSTITSIYSNQKEMSQMPYIISGELVHCAQNDLRVTKNNMVKKAFHQRLKQRSSEKTNLTDLQSCQTQRSNIRIVKLSQDKKMAKSLSVLVCVFGICWAPYSLLMTTRAACHDYCIASYWYEITFWLLWINSSINPILYPLCHESFRRAFIKVTKICTVSSSSSCCAWETQLATAQSNDLVATVAAEGAMSDMGNLGTSGDCTDVTLRKSHNPSPPVSTISEDSSDSGHRPRKLIKLLETQLMGKHTRKPSLALGSDTNSRVGQLGQIENLALTYGIRPSMRDKIKWGTYVDIFALTDNDRKNLTAAGKRNGIGEDRYHSFPDG, encoded by the exons GGGCTCACGAAGCATGACTATTTTGTTACTTTTACTCATCTGTTTCTTAATTTTGGTCACCGTCATGGGCAACAGCCTGGTCATTGTAGCTTTTATTGAGGACAAACGGCTTCGGAACAGGAGCAATTTCTTCCTTCTCAATTTAGCTATCTGTGATTTTTTCATAG GTGTGTTCTGCATCCCACTGTATGTGCCTTATCTCTTCACCGGGAAGTGGATGCTTGGGAAATTCCTTTGTAAGCTATGGCTAATCACTGACAATCTCATGTGCACTGCTTCAGCTTTTAATGTTGTCCTCATTAGTTACGACCGATTTCTGGCTGTCACTATGGCC GTCACTTATCGCTCTCAGCAGCAACAACACTGCCAGACGGTGCTGAAGATGATTGCAGTCTGGATACTGTCATCTCTTCTGTACAGCCCAGCTATTCTCTTCTGGGAATATCTATATAGTGACAACTCTGTTCCGGAGAACCTCTGTCTTCCTGCATACTACTACAGTTGGCACTTTCTACTGGGAGCTTCCACTCTTGACTTTATCCTTCCTCTGTTAAGTATTTCATCCCTTAACCTGAGCATTTACTGGAACATTAAGAGAAGGAGCAGAAAGAAAGGAAAGTCTACCATAACTTCAATTTATTCAAATCAAAAAGAAATGTCACAAATGCCATATATAATATCAGGTGAACTTGTTCATTGTGCACAAAATGACTTAagagtaacaaaaaataacatggTTAAGAAGGCTTTTCATCAACGTTTAAAGCAGCGCTCTTCTGAAAAGACAAACCTTACTGATTTACAAAGTTGTCAGACACAAAGAAGTAACATTCGTATTGTTAAATTGTCCCAGGACAAAAAAATGGCTAAATCCCTTTCTGTACTAGTTTGTGTTTTTGGCATTTGTTGGGCTCCATATTCACTTCTTATGACAACTCGTGCTGCATGTCATGATTATTGTATTGCTTCTTATTGGTACGAAATTACATTTTGGTTACTGTGGATCAATTCGTCAATAAACCCTATTCTGTATCCTTTGTGCCATGAAAGTTTTAGGAGAGCCTTTATCAAA GTTACTAAAATCTGCACTGTATCAAGTTCCAGTTCCTGCTGTGCCTGGGAAACGCAGCTGGCAACGGCTCAATCTAACGACTTAGTGGCGACTGTGGCAGCTGAAGGAGCAATGTCCGATATGGGGAATCTCGGGACTAGCGGTGATTGCACGGATGTTACATTACGCAAATCACATAACCCTAGTCCACCGGTGTCAACCATTAGTGAGGATTCCTCTGACTCAGGGCATAGGCCACGCAAACTCATTAAGCTTCTGGAGACGCAATTGATGGGGAAACATACTAGGAAACCTTCCCTGGCCCTGGGATCTGACACTAACTCACGAGTAGGACAATTGGGGCAGATTGAGAATTTAGCCTTGACGTATGGCATTAGACCGAGTATGCGAGACAAAATAAAATGGGGCACGTACGTTGACATTTTTGCTCTGACAGACAACGACAGAAAGAATTTGACAGCAGCAGGGAAGAGGAACGGTATAGGCGAGGATAGATATCACTCTTTCCCAGATGGGTAA